The genome window CGCGACGGACAAGGCACAGAACATCCGGTGAGCAACACGCAGGACTGGCAGCGGCGGCGTGATCACATCCTGCAAAACATGCAGCAGGTGATGGGTCCGCTGCCAGGGGCGGACAGCCGCGTGCCGCTGGATGTGCAGGTGCTGGAGACGGAGACGCTGCCCACGCTGACCCGCAAAAAGATCACGTATGCCGCGGCGAAGAATTTCCGCGTGCCGGCCTACCTGCTCGTTCCACACCATTTGAAGGAGGCCTCCGCTCCGGCGATGCTCTGCCTTCAGGGAACTGGTGGTGGACGCGGCCGGACGGCGGGACTCGGCGCGGATTATCCGCGTTACACGCTGGAGCTTGCCGAGCGTGGCTATGTGACCATTGCACCGGACTACACGCTGCTGGGCGACAATCAGATTGATCCCTCAACCGTTGGATTTGCGAGCGGGACGATGATGGGCATCTGGAGCCACATGCGCGCGGTGGACCTGCTGGAGGCATTGCCTGAGGTGGACAAGAATCGCATCGGGTGCGTGGGCGTCTCACTCGGCGGGCACAACTCGCTGTTCGTCGGCGCGTTCGACACACGACTGAAGGTGATGGTGACGAGTTCGGGCTTTGACTCCTTCCACGACTACATGGGCGGCAATCTGACGGGCTGGTGCCAGCCGCGCTACATGATGCGCATCCAGGATGTTTACGGCAAAGACCCGAACAAAATGCCCTTCGACTTTCCGGAGGTGATCGCCGCTCTCGCCCCGAGGCCGCTCTATGTGCATGCGCCGATCAGCGACAGCAACTTCCGGGTCGAAAGCGTGAAACGCTGCCTCACCGCAGCCGCTGGCGTGTATCGCTTGTTCGGCGCAGAGGACCGGATCTTGGCGGACTATCCCGAAGGCGGCCACGGCTTCCCGCCTGAAGCGCGTGAGCTGGCCTATCGTTTCATCGACGGCGTGCTGAAGCCTGCGGCACGTTGATCAATCAATACCTTCAAATGGATCACTCCGATGAACTGCTCCCGCCGCCGCTTCCTTGCCACCTCCGCGTTTGCTGCGCTCGGAGCCTCCGCTGCGTCGGCTGTGCGTCCGAAGCACAAATACATCGACATCCACACGCATCTCTACTTCACACGCCTCGTCGGCGCGAAAGGCCTGCTTGAATGGATGGACGCGCATGATGTCGAGCGCGCGGTGATTCAGCCGCTCGTCTCGCCCGAATCCGCGCCCACGCTGCACCCTCTGCAAACCAACGACGCGGCCCTCGATGCCGCGCGGGCGCATCCGGACCGCCTGATCGCCTTTTGCTGTCTCGATCCGCGTGTGACCGTCGATCCGACTGCGACCAAGACCTTCCCAACGCGACAAGGGCATGTCGCAGGCACCAAAGGCCTGATCGACATCCTCAAGCGCTACAAGGACGCCGGTGCGCGCGGTCTCGGCGAGCACAAGGTCGGCCTGCCGTTCGATCATCCGCAGATGATGCAGCTCTATGAGGCCTGCGACACGCTGGAGCTGCCGATCCTCTTCCATCTCGACGACCTGCGCGGCATCGACACGGTCGGTCTGCCGCGCCTGGAGAACGCACTGAAGGCCTTCCCCAAACTTCCGCTCATCGGCCACGCCTGCGGTTTCTGGTCGTCCATCTCCGGCGATGCCACGAAAGAGGACTTCGGCCGCTATCCGAAAGTCCCGCGTCCCATCACGCCCGGTGGAGCGCTCGACCGCCTCATGGACGCCTATCCGAATCTCTACGGCGACCTCTCCGAGCCCGGCGGTGCCATCGCGCTCACGCGTGACCCGGCGTTTGCCCGCGAGTTCGTCCTGCGCCACGCCGACCGCCTGCTCTTTGGCAGCGACTACCTCGCGCCCGGCCAGGAGATCCCTCAGTTCGACATCCTCGCCGCCATGAACCTGCCCGACGACGTGCAATACAAGATCCATCGCGGCAATGCGATCCGCCTCTTAAAGCTCGGCATCACCTGAACCATCACCACCCAATGAAACTGCTCCTCCTCGCCGCCCTTTTGCTCGCATCCGCACACGCCCAGGAAACAACGGCTCCCGACTGGGTGCTCGAAGGCACCGCCGCCTGGCAGGCGCGTGATTCGCAGGCGGAGTGGGTTTTCAAAGACCAGCTCTGGATCGGCGGCGGCTGGTTTCAGTCGTTTGCGGAGCCGCCACGCGATGTGTGGTCCTCGGGTGATGGCAAGGAGTGGAAACTCATCGAAAAGAATGCGCCGTGGCTGCACAGCGATCTGCCGATGAACATCACTTTTGCCGACAAGATGTGGATCATGGGTGGCTGGCACAAAGGCAGGCTGCCGGGGCATTCGGCGAGCAATCAAGTGTGGTCATCCAGCGACGGTGTGAAGTGGGAGCAAGTCACGCCAAGCGCCGGATGGTCGCCACGGCTGGCGGCAGGGCTTGTGGAGCATCGCGGGCACCTGTGGATTCTCGGCGGCACTGAGAACTACTACTTTGGCGATGACACGAGCCTCAAGAATGACGTGTGGTCCTCCGCCGACGGCAAAACGTGGAAGCAGGAGACGGCGAAGGCTCCTTGGTCACCACGCGCATATCACCAAGCCATCACGCTGAACGATAAAATCTATGTCCTCGGCGGAGGCAACTACACACCGAGCTATCACGCGAAGAATGATGTGTGGTCGTCGAGCGATGGCGTGAACTGGACCTGCGAAACGGAGAAAGCGCCGTGGGAGCCGCGCATGTGGTTTTCAGCCGCAGTGTATCGCGGCCGCATGTGGGTGCTCGGTGGCTGGGCGAAGGACAAGGACAACTTTGGCGATGTCTGGCACTCCGCCGATGGCAAAACGTGGCAGCATCTGCAAACTAAGACCTGCTGGAAGGCGCGGCATGAGCATTCGGTGTTCGTTTTCCGAGACAAGCTCTGGATCGCGGGCGGACATGCGCGCCCGTTGTCGAGCGAGGTGTGGTCGCTGAGCCTGCCGAGGAACTGGGAGCCATAAGCTGGCTCTTCGCGAGTTTGGCCCCTGAACTCGCGTAGGTTTCGTCATGCGCCCACGTGGCATCTTCATCCTCGGATTACTCGCGCTTGTTCCGCGCGCGGAGGCCGTGGATTATTCATCGCAGATCAAGCCGCTGCTGAAGCAGAAGTGCTATGCGTGCCACGGCGGGCTGAAGCAAAAGGCGGGGCTGCGATTGGATACGGTGCAGCTCTTGCTAAAAGGCGGCAAATCGGGGTCGGCGACGAAGTTCATCATTGAGCGTGTGACCGCGATGGATGAGCACAAACGCATGCCGCAGGAGGCTGCGGCGCTTTCAGAGGAGCAGATCGCTATGCTGCGAGAGTGGATCGATGCCGGAGCACCGGGACTGGCCAATGAAGTGCCGGAGGCCGATCCGAGGCAGCATTGGGCGTTTCAAAGTGTGCGACGACCTGCGTTGCCCAAGGCGGCAGGCAGGAATGCGATTGATGCGTTCGTGAATGAAGCGCTTGCGGCGAATCAGCTCACGCCATTGCCGGAAGCGACGCGATCCGTGCTACTGCGGCGAGTTTACGTCGATCTGATCGGCCTGCCGCCGAAGCGTGAGGAGCTTCACGCCTTTCTCGCTGACACCGCACCCGATGCGTATGAGCGCGTGGTCGAGCGGCTGCTTCATGATCCGCGTCATGGCGAGCGCTGGGCGCGGCATTGGATGGATGTGTGGCGCTACAGCGACTGGTATGGGCGCCGCACGGCGAATGATGTGTGGAACAGCGCGCCACAAATCTGGCGCTGGCGGGACTGGATCGTGAAGTCGTTGAACGCGGGCAAAGGCTACGACCGCATGCTGTCGGAGATGCTCGCAGCGGATGAAATCGCTCCACTCGATGATGAGGCGGCGGTGGCGACGGGCTTCTTGATTCGGAACTGGTATGCGCTGAACCCGAACCAGTGGATGCGCGACACCATCGAGCACACCGGCAAGGCTTTCCTCGGCCTCACCTTCAACTGCGCGCACTGCCATGATCACAAGTATGATCCCATCTCGCACGAGGACTACTTCCGCTTCCGCGCGATCTTCGAACCACTCGGTGTGCGGCAGGATCGCTGGCCGGGCGAGGCTGATCCGGGGCCGTTCCAAGAGTATGTCTATGTGACGCAGCGCAAACCGAACCGTCTGGGCGCGGTGCGTGCTTTCGACAAACAAAGTGATGCGAAGACGTGGTTTTACACCGGTGGTGATGAGCGCAATCGCGTGGAGAACAAACCGCCGCTCACGCCGGGCATGCCGACCTTTCTGAGCGCACAGAATCTAGCCATCCAACCTGTGTCGCTGCCCACGGACGCCGTGTATCCAGGCTTGCGGCCTGTGATTCAGGAGACGGAGCTGACGAGTCGCATGAATGCGGTCACGAGGGCTGAGGAGGAGCTTCTCGCGCTCACCGCCTCGCCGGAGAGTGCCGCAACAGCTTTGGAAAAAGCACGCATGACTCTCAAGGCGGCGCGCACGGCTCTTACCAGCTCCATCGCGCGGCTCGCGGCGGATCAGGCGAAGTTTGGCGATGCTCCCGAAGCTCAAAAACTCGCGCTTGCACGCAAAGCAGGTCAGGCGGAACGCGACGCGGCTGTGGCGGACGCGGAAGCGGCGCTGGCGGCGGCGAATCATGCGATGAGCGTGCCGACGAGTGACGCGAAGGCCGTGGATGCCCTGAAGAAAGCTCAAACAACTGCGCAGGCGGCTTTAACTAAAGCGGAGGCTGCGTGCGCGAATCCGAAGTCGCCGGAAGCCTACACCTCGATGACGAGTGTGTTTCCCGCGCAGAGCACGGGTCGGCGCAAAGCACTCGCGGAATGGCTCACGCGGCGGGATCATCCGCTGACGGCACGCGTGGCGGTGAATCACTTGTGGATGCGGCATTTCCAGGAACCGCTCGTGGCATCCGTGTTTGATTTTGGTCGCAATGGCGCGAAGCCGGTGAACCCGGCGCTGCTCGACTGGCTGGCGGCGGAGTTGATGGAGAACGGCTGGAGCATGCAGCATCTGCATCGTCTGATCGTCACGAGCGCGGCGTATCGCCGTTCCAGTAGAACGAGTTTTCCAACTCGTTCAGGAGACGAGTTGGAAAACTCGTCCTACAAAGACCCCGACAATCATTTCCTCTGGCGCATGAACGCCTCCCGCATGGAGGCGGAGGTCGTGCGCGACAGCGTGCTGCATCTGGCCGGTGCGCTCGATCCGAAGATGGGTGGTCAGGAATTGGAAAACACCGAGGCGGAGACCAGCGCGCGCCGCAGCCTTTACTTCAGTTGCCACCCCGAGGTCGGTGGCCGCAGTGCCCTGGCCGCGATGTTTGACGCGCCCGAGCCGACGGACTGCTATCGTCGCAGTCGCAGCGTGCTGCCGCAGCAGGCGCTGGTGATGACGAACAGCAAGCTGGTGCATGATCACAGCGCCGCGCTCGCCCGACAGATTGGAACGGATGCCCCTGATTTCATCATCGCCGCCTTCGAGCACATTTTGAGCCGCACACCGACTGAGATCGAACTGGTCTCATGCCATGACTTTTTGAAGCAAGGCAGCAAGGAAAGCCTGGTGCGCGTGCTATTGAATCACAACGACTTCGTCACCGTGCGTTGATTTGCTCCGGCCATGAACAACTCATCTCATCCTTCCACCTTCCCCTGCGGCCAGATCAGTCGCAGGCGCTTCCTTGCGGATGCGGGCATGGGGTTCACGGGTTTGGCGCTGGGCGGCACGTTGATGAGTGATGGCATCGCGAAGGCATCGCCCGCGCTGACGCCGCTGGTGCCGAAAGCAAAGTCGGTGATCTGGATCTTTCTCTCCGGCGGTTACAGCCATGTGGAGACCTTCGATCCGAAGCCAGCGCTCACGAAGTATGCGGGCATGACTTTTGATAAGACGCCGCTCGAAAATCCACTGAACTCCGACAAGCATCACAAGCGCTTCCGCTCCGTCGCTGCTCAGGAGATCAACAAGCGCGATGTCTATCCAAGCATCTACCCGATGCAGGTCGGTTTCAGTAAACATGGCCAGTGCGGCGTGGAGATCACCGACTGGTGGCCGTATCTGTCCAAGTGCGTCGATGACATCGCCTTCGTGCGGAACATGTGGACGACGGACAACGACCACTTCGCCGAGAACCAGTTGCACACCGGACGTCATCGCCTCGATGAACAGCAGCCATGCATCGGCTCGTGGGTGCATTACGGCCTCGGCACACTGAATGAGAATCTGCCGAAGTTTGTCGTGCTCGGCGGTCCCACGGACAGCACAAAGCGGCTCTCGATTGATTCACTCTACCTCGGCCCCGATCATGCCGCCGTGCCGTTGACGCTCGATCCGAACAATCCGCTGCCGTTTGGCAAGCGCGACTCCCGGCAAAGCGCAAACGAGCAGGTGCGCGAATACCAGCTCATCAACCGCCTCAATCAACTCACCGCCGTCGAGTATCCCGAAGACGCGTCGCTGCGAGCGCGCATTCATGCGTATGAGCTGGCGTTTCGCATGCAGATGGCCGTACCGGAGACGCTTGATTTGAAGACCGAGAGCGATGCGACGCGGAAGCTCTACGGCATCGACAAACCGGCGACCAAGGACGCTGGAGAGCGTTTCCTGGCCGCGCGTCGTCTGGTCGAACGCGGGGTGCGTTTCGTGCAGGTGTATCCGTCGAACACCGGCAAGTGGGATTCGCATGCGCAGTTGCAGAAGAACCACACGGGCTTGTGCGAGAGCGTGGACCAGCCCGTCGCTGGTCTGCTGCGCGATCTGAAACAGCGCGGCCTGCTGGAGGAGACGCTCGTCGTTTTCTGCACCGAGTTTGGCCGCACACCCGGCATGGAGACGCGCAGCGGACACAAAGACGGGCGCGATCATCATCCGCATGGTTTCACCATCTGGTTCGCCGGTGGCGGCACGAAGGGCGGCACGGTGCATGGCGAGACGGATGAACTCGGCTACCACGCGCAGGGTGAAGGTCATTACATCACCGATCTGCATGCGACGACGTGTCATCTGCTTGGCATTGATCTGCGCGCTCTGGAGGTGCCAGGACGGAAGCGCTTGGAGATCGACCACGGCAATGTGATCCGCGAGGTGCTGGCGTGAGAGGGAGGTGTGCAACGGATTCAGGGCGACCACGGATTTCGGAATACCTTTAACAAAAAAAACCGTGATCGCTCTGAATCCGTGGGACAACATCTTCACCCTATGGACTTCAAAAACGACTCAGTCTCACGAGCTGTCATCGGCAAGGCGCTGGAAGTGCATCGTGAGTTAGGCCCTGGCATCAATGAAGAGTTTTATCACCGCTTGCTCTCGGAGAAGCTGATAGCAGCGGGTCTTGAGCATGAGTACAAACCCCGCACCCAGATGATCTATCGCGGGCATGTCGCCGATGAGTTCGAGCCCGATCTCGTCGTGCCAAATCGATTGATTCCCGAACTCAAAGCCATTCGTGGCACCTTTGGTCCGAGCCACTTCACTCAACTGCTGGTGTATCTCAAGTTCTGGCACATCCCTGTTGGGTTGCTCGTGGATTTTGCCAAAGAGAGCCTTGTGCCGAAACGAGTCCTTGCTCCCACCGATGTCTCATCCGGTTTCCCAGAGACACCGATTCCGTCGTTCGTCACCCATCCATCACTGGCAAAAACGCTGCTCGGTTTCCTGCGTGATATTCATGCAGATCATGGGCTAGGCTATCGTGAGACGACTTATCGCGGTTTGCTGAAGGCGTGTTTACTGGCTGAAGGAATCGGGCATGTGGTCGAGCCTGTTGCATCCATTCATCATCTTGGCCCTGCATCACTTCGTTGCATCCAAGTCAACAGCCAGTGCGCCGTCAGCATCTCAGCTCTGGGCGACGGATTGGTAGCTGCCGACCGCGCCATTCTCCAAACCTATTTGAAGTGGCTCGGGCTGCCTTGGGGCATCGCCATTCACTTCGGGAAAAGGTCCGTTGACCTGCGTTTTGTGAAGCATCCCACGGATTCAGGACAACCACGAATCCTCTGATCTTCTGTTCCAATCCGTGGTCGCCCTGAATCCGTGGGACAATGTCATCTGCGAGGTGCTGGCGTGATAACCCCGTCGCTCGCCGCCCGTATGTTCAGCGCCCATGCTCACCATCAACGGCACATCTCGCTCCAACTGCTCCGGCGTCACGCGTCGTGAGCTGTTGCAGATTGGTGGCGCGGGATTGTTTGGGATGACGTTGCCGGGCATTCTCGCCGCGCAGGAAGCGCAGCATGCATTTGAGGGCGGAAAGGCGAAGTCTGTGATCTTCTTGTTCCTCTTTGGTGGCCCAAGCCAGCTTGAGACCTTCGACATGAAGCCGGACGCGAAGCGCGAGGTGCGCGGGCCTTTCAAACCGATCAAGAGCCGCACGCCGGACCTGCTCATCAGCGAGCATTTGGGGCGACTGGCGAAGATCTCGCACAAGTACGCGGTCATCCGCTCGATGACGCACAGCTACAACGATCACAGCGGCGCGGGGCATTACCTGCAAACGGGGCATCGCTGGCATTTGCCGATTGGCGGCGGTTTTTCGGCCACGCCGCAGGATTGGCCGTCGATGGGCTCTGTGGTGGAGCATTTGAGCCAAAAATCGCCCGGTGGCATGGAGCGCGATCTCGCCTCGTATGCGGTGCTGCCGAACCGCCTCGGCAAACTGCAGGATCGCGGGCAATACATCCGTCCTGGTGAGTATGCAGGCTGGCTTGGTCAAGCCTACAACCCGATGACGACCGTCATCGACAAGAAAGACGTGAAGGACAATCCCTACTGGCGTGCCTGCGCGGATGGCGAGCTGAGCTACGAGATCGAAGGCCTGAAGCCCGTGATCCCTGTGAGCCGAATTCAGGAGCGCGTCGGTTTGCTCGATCAATTCGAGGCCGTGCGCACGCGGCTCGACATCGGCGATGGCGACGCGATGGATCTGCACCGCAAGCGCGCCATGGCGCTCATCTCCTCCGACAAAACGAGCAGCGCGCTAAACATCCGAGCCGAGTCCGAAACGATGCGCGGCCGCTACGGGCGGCATCTCTTTGGTCAAAGCTGTCTCATGGCGCGTCGCCTGGTCGAGGCGGGCACGCGCTTCGTCACGGTGCATTACGATTCCGTGACCGGCTACGACTGGGACTCGCACCGCACGAGCGATGATGTACGCGATCACCTGCTGCCCACGTTTGATCAAGGCTGCTCCGCATTGCTCAGCGATCTCGACGAACGCGGATTGCTCGATGAGACACTCGTCATCGCCATCGGCGAAATGGGCCGCACGCCGATCCCGAACGCCACCTGGGGCCGCGGCCATTGGAGCACCTGCTTCCCCGCGCTCATCGCCGGTGCGGGTGTGCGCGGCGGCATCGTTTACGGCAAGTCGGACAAAGAAGCCGCCTATCCCGATGACAAGCCGGTGTCGCCCGAAGATCTCGCCAAGACGATCTACTGGTCCCTCGGCATTGATCCCGATCTCATGCTCATGAATCGCGAAAACCGTCCGATCCCTATGGTGGACGGCGGCAAGCCGGTGATGGCGTTGTTTGGATGAGTCGCGTAGTTCGCTAAACCGCGACAAAACAGCCGTGGCTGCGCTGTATTGCTTCCATGCGCACTTTCCTGCTCGCCTTCCTCGTCACCGCCTCCGTCTTCGCCGCCGATGCTCCCAAGGCTCCGCTGATGGCGGGAGCGGCCACGTCCAATATCACGCCGGAGCTCGGCGGCGAGGTCGTGGGCGGTTTCGCGCCGTTTCCATGCACGCACATCCATGATGAGCTTCATGCGCGCTGCCTCGTGCTCGATGATGGGAAGACGAAGCTGGTGCTGGTGGTGTGCGATCTGCTCGGGCTGCATCGCAGCGTGTCGTTGAAAGCACGCGAGTTCATCGAGACGGAGACGGGCATTCCGGCGGCGAACGTGCTCATTTCCGGCACGCACACGCATTCCGCCGTGAACGCCCTCGGCGGCCCGGTGCGCGGTTATTTCTCCGATTTGGAGCTGACCGATTACCAAAAGTTCGTCGCACGCCGCATCGCGGATGGCGTGCGTCGAGCCATCCATCTGCTGCGCCCGGCGGAGATCGCGTTCGGCACGGTAGATGTGCCGGAGCATGTGCATATCCGCCGCTGGTTCCTCAAAGAAGGTTCCATGCCTCCGAACCCTTTTGGCAAGATCGACAAGGTGAAGATGAATCCTGGCGCGGGCAATCCGGCGCTCGTCGAACCGGCTGGCGAGCCTGATCCAACGGTGAGCTTCCTCGCATTGCGTGAGCCCGGTGGTCGGCTGATCTCCGTCTATTCGGCCTACTCGCTGCATTACGTCGGCGGCGTGGGGAGTGCTCATATCTCCGCCGACTACTACGGCTACTTTTGCGAGGCCTTGAAGCGTCTCCAGGCCGATGGCGCGAATGGTCCGCCCTTCGTCGCGATGATGGCGAACGGCACCAGCGGCGACGCGAACAACATCAACTTCCGCAACCCGCAGCCGCGCAAACAGCCGTATGAGCAGATGCAATACGTCGCTGAAGACGTGGCCGCGAAGGTGAACGGCGCTCTCGCGAAGGTGACGTGGCAGAGCGAAGCCCCGCTCGCTTCGCGTTACCGTGAACTCGATGTGAAGTGGCGCAAAATCCCGGACGAACTCATCGCCTGGGCCAAAGAAACCGAGGCGAAGGCTCCGCGCATCCAAGGCGGCAAGGCCGATCTGCCGCTGGCGTATGCGGGCCGCGTGCAACGACTCGCCGAGGCCAGCCCCGAGACGAAATTCCCCGCGCAGATTCTCCGCATTGGCGACATCTGCGTCGGCTCGTCTCCTTGCGAAACTTTTGCCGAAACCGGCGTCGAATTCAGAAAGCGCAGCCCGTTCGCGAAGTCGTTCATGGTCGAGCTGGCGCACGGCTACTACGGCTACATGCCTACACCGCGTCATTTTGAACTCGGCGGCTACGAAACGTGGCCCGGCACGAACAACACCGAGTCGCAGGCCTCCGTGAAGCTCATGAACGCGCTGCTGGAGATGGCGGCTGAGGTCAAAACAACAGCTCCATGACCTGGCAGGTTCCATTGGGCGTGGTGTTCGTGCTGGCGACGAGTTTCGCTCACGCTGGCGGCATGAGCATCGAGGAAGGCCGCAAGCTGTGGTCGCTGATTCCACCGAAAGCGATGCAGGATGATCTCGACAGCTTGGTGAGCGTAAAGCTCGCCGAGCAGAAACTCACGCCGAATGGCGCTGCCGATCCACGCAGCCTCGTGCGGCGGCTGTACTTCGATCTGACGGGCCTGCCTCCCTCGCCTGAAGAAGCGGCGGCGTTTGAGATGAAAAACATCGAGCGCGTGGTCGATCAATTGCTCGCCAGCAAGCATTTCGGTGAGCGCTGGGGCCGCCATTGGCTGGATGCGGCGCGGTATGCGGATAGCAACGGCCGCGACCGCAATGTGATCTTCTACCATGCATGGCGTTACCGCGATTACGTGATCGACTCGTTCAACGCGGACAAACCGTATGACCAGTTCATTCGCGAGCAGATCGCCGGAGATTTGATGGCGTCGAAGCATCAGGCGCAGCGCGATGAGATGCTAACCGCCACTGGCTTTCTGGCGCTAGGCGCGAAGTCCTACGAGGAATCGAAGCCGGAGATATTTCGGATGGATGTGATCGACGAGCAGATCGAAACGATCAGCCGCAGCGTCCTGGGCCTGTCCGTGGCCTGCGCGCGCTGTCACGACCACAAGTTTGATCCCATCCCCACGGCGGACTACTATGCGCTGGCTGGCATCCTGCGCAGCACGCAGCCACTTTACGGCTATGGCACGCGTGGCATCAAGGCGACCGCATTTCATCACACGGAGTGGCATGCTCTGGGTGATGAGGCGAAAAAACTCGCACCTGCCGCGCTGGAGTATTTTCACAAACTGGATGCCGAGACGCTGGCGATGCACGAGGCGCGTTCTGCGCGCTACGGTGTTTCCAAACGCATCCCGGAGATGAAACGTCGGCTGGGTGAAGTGAGTGGAGCCGAGAAGGACAAGCTCGCCGCTGAAATTGCCGAGATGGAGGCCAAGGTGGCCGACTGGAATGTGAAAGTGGATGTGCTGGAGAAAAGCGTGGAAGCCATGAAGGACGCAGCGCCCCCGCAGCCCGCATGGGCGATGGGTGCGCGTGAGCGCGAAAAGATCGAGAACAGCCGCATTCATATTCG of Prosthecobacter sp. contains these proteins:
- a CDS encoding alpha/beta hydrolase; its protein translation is MTISNQELHSMNLTPPRLPFHFTACVMGFLLGHASLAAADPAPFYPDKMKLLVWRDGQGTEHPVSNTQDWQRRRDHILQNMQQVMGPLPGADSRVPLDVQVLETETLPTLTRKKITYAAAKNFRVPAYLLVPHHLKEASAPAMLCLQGTGGGRGRTAGLGADYPRYTLELAERGYVTIAPDYTLLGDNQIDPSTVGFASGTMMGIWSHMRAVDLLEALPEVDKNRIGCVGVSLGGHNSLFVGAFDTRLKVMVTSSGFDSFHDYMGGNLTGWCQPRYMMRIQDVYGKDPNKMPFDFPEVIAALAPRPLYVHAPISDSNFRVESVKRCLTAAAGVYRLFGAEDRILADYPEGGHGFPPEARELAYRFIDGVLKPAAR
- a CDS encoding amidohydrolase family protein; the protein is MNCSRRRFLATSAFAALGASAASAVRPKHKYIDIHTHLYFTRLVGAKGLLEWMDAHDVERAVIQPLVSPESAPTLHPLQTNDAALDAARAHPDRLIAFCCLDPRVTVDPTATKTFPTRQGHVAGTKGLIDILKRYKDAGARGLGEHKVGLPFDHPQMMQLYEACDTLELPILFHLDDLRGIDTVGLPRLENALKAFPKLPLIGHACGFWSSISGDATKEDFGRYPKVPRPITPGGALDRLMDAYPNLYGDLSEPGGAIALTRDPAFAREFVLRHADRLLFGSDYLAPGQEIPQFDILAAMNLPDDVQYKIHRGNAIRLLKLGIT
- a CDS encoding PSD1 and planctomycete cytochrome C domain-containing protein, which codes for MRPRGIFILGLLALVPRAEAVDYSSQIKPLLKQKCYACHGGLKQKAGLRLDTVQLLLKGGKSGSATKFIIERVTAMDEHKRMPQEAAALSEEQIAMLREWIDAGAPGLANEVPEADPRQHWAFQSVRRPALPKAAGRNAIDAFVNEALAANQLTPLPEATRSVLLRRVYVDLIGLPPKREELHAFLADTAPDAYERVVERLLHDPRHGERWARHWMDVWRYSDWYGRRTANDVWNSAPQIWRWRDWIVKSLNAGKGYDRMLSEMLAADEIAPLDDEAAVATGFLIRNWYALNPNQWMRDTIEHTGKAFLGLTFNCAHCHDHKYDPISHEDYFRFRAIFEPLGVRQDRWPGEADPGPFQEYVYVTQRKPNRLGAVRAFDKQSDAKTWFYTGGDERNRVENKPPLTPGMPTFLSAQNLAIQPVSLPTDAVYPGLRPVIQETELTSRMNAVTRAEEELLALTASPESAATALEKARMTLKAARTALTSSIARLAADQAKFGDAPEAQKLALARKAGQAERDAAVADAEAALAAANHAMSVPTSDAKAVDALKKAQTTAQAALTKAEAACANPKSPEAYTSMTSVFPAQSTGRRKALAEWLTRRDHPLTARVAVNHLWMRHFQEPLVASVFDFGRNGAKPVNPALLDWLAAELMENGWSMQHLHRLIVTSAAYRRSSRTSFPTRSGDELENSSYKDPDNHFLWRMNASRMEAEVVRDSVLHLAGALDPKMGGQELENTEAETSARRSLYFSCHPEVGGRSALAAMFDAPEPTDCYRRSRSVLPQQALVMTNSKLVHDHSAALARQIGTDAPDFIIAAFEHILSRTPTEIELVSCHDFLKQGSKESLVRVLLNHNDFVTVR
- a CDS encoding DUF1501 domain-containing protein, whose amino-acid sequence is MNNSSHPSTFPCGQISRRRFLADAGMGFTGLALGGTLMSDGIAKASPALTPLVPKAKSVIWIFLSGGYSHVETFDPKPALTKYAGMTFDKTPLENPLNSDKHHKRFRSVAAQEINKRDVYPSIYPMQVGFSKHGQCGVEITDWWPYLSKCVDDIAFVRNMWTTDNDHFAENQLHTGRHRLDEQQPCIGSWVHYGLGTLNENLPKFVVLGGPTDSTKRLSIDSLYLGPDHAAVPLTLDPNNPLPFGKRDSRQSANEQVREYQLINRLNQLTAVEYPEDASLRARIHAYELAFRMQMAVPETLDLKTESDATRKLYGIDKPATKDAGERFLAARRLVERGVRFVQVYPSNTGKWDSHAQLQKNHTGLCESVDQPVAGLLRDLKQRGLLEETLVVFCTEFGRTPGMETRSGHKDGRDHHPHGFTIWFAGGGTKGGTVHGETDELGYHAQGEGHYITDLHATTCHLLGIDLRALEVPGRKRLEIDHGNVIREVLA
- a CDS encoding GxxExxY protein is translated as MQRIQGDHGFRNTFNKKNRDRSESVGQHLHPMDFKNDSVSRAVIGKALEVHRELGPGINEEFYHRLLSEKLIAAGLEHEYKPRTQMIYRGHVADEFEPDLVVPNRLIPELKAIRGTFGPSHFTQLLVYLKFWHIPVGLLVDFAKESLVPKRVLAPTDVSSGFPETPIPSFVTHPSLAKTLLGFLRDIHADHGLGYRETTYRGLLKACLLAEGIGHVVEPVASIHHLGPASLRCIQVNSQCAVSISALGDGLVAADRAILQTYLKWLGLPWGIAIHFGKRSVDLRFVKHPTDSGQPRIL
- a CDS encoding DUF1501 domain-containing protein, giving the protein MLTINGTSRSNCSGVTRRELLQIGGAGLFGMTLPGILAAQEAQHAFEGGKAKSVIFLFLFGGPSQLETFDMKPDAKREVRGPFKPIKSRTPDLLISEHLGRLAKISHKYAVIRSMTHSYNDHSGAGHYLQTGHRWHLPIGGGFSATPQDWPSMGSVVEHLSQKSPGGMERDLASYAVLPNRLGKLQDRGQYIRPGEYAGWLGQAYNPMTTVIDKKDVKDNPYWRACADGELSYEIEGLKPVIPVSRIQERVGLLDQFEAVRTRLDIGDGDAMDLHRKRAMALISSDKTSSALNIRAESETMRGRYGRHLFGQSCLMARRLVEAGTRFVTVHYDSVTGYDWDSHRTSDDVRDHLLPTFDQGCSALLSDLDERGLLDETLVIAIGEMGRTPIPNATWGRGHWSTCFPALIAGAGVRGGIVYGKSDKEAAYPDDKPVSPEDLAKTIYWSLGIDPDLMLMNRENRPIPMVDGGKPVMALFG
- a CDS encoding neutral/alkaline non-lysosomal ceramidase N-terminal domain-containing protein produces the protein MRTFLLAFLVTASVFAADAPKAPLMAGAATSNITPELGGEVVGGFAPFPCTHIHDELHARCLVLDDGKTKLVLVVCDLLGLHRSVSLKAREFIETETGIPAANVLISGTHTHSAVNALGGPVRGYFSDLELTDYQKFVARRIADGVRRAIHLLRPAEIAFGTVDVPEHVHIRRWFLKEGSMPPNPFGKIDKVKMNPGAGNPALVEPAGEPDPTVSFLALREPGGRLISVYSAYSLHYVGGVGSAHISADYYGYFCEALKRLQADGANGPPFVAMMANGTSGDANNINFRNPQPRKQPYEQMQYVAEDVAAKVNGALAKVTWQSEAPLASRYRELDVKWRKIPDELIAWAKETEAKAPRIQGGKADLPLAYAGRVQRLAEASPETKFPAQILRIGDICVGSSPCETFAETGVEFRKRSPFAKSFMVELAHGYYGYMPTPRHFELGGYETWPGTNNTESQASVKLMNALLEMAAEVKTTAP